The stretch of DNA ATATCTAATAGTATAGGCTCTTGATCTCTATCTTTAAAAGAGCTGACCGTTCTGATGGATTCTATTGAACCTTTTCCACAAACACCGCAGCTGGAAGTCGTATAAAAGTTGCGATCAGATTTCATCAACTGAGGTATAAAACCTTCAATAAGACTGACCATAACCACATTCTCTTGTGTTCGGGAACAGTCTGCATTCAGATGTTTACCTCCTTCAATCTGTTGATAATTATAAATAATCCCTTCCGTAAAAAGAAATCCTACTGCCAATTCAATATCATTGCCCGGCGTACGCATGGTGACAGAAATATTTTTGCTTTCACGTTTTCCAGCATCACCATACAACACCCTTATTTCTAAAGGCTCTTCTACAGAAACATCATCTGTAAAAGACCATGCTTCGCTATCTTTTACTCTGATAATATCAATCTGCTTTACGGCATTATTTTCCAAATCACTGGTTTTCATTTACTTGAAATTGATTATAGTAAATATAATAAGTTTATTTGTATTTTCCTACTGTTTAAGGATGGGCAGATACCCACTCCTCTCCATCTTCAAAAATTTCTTTTTTCCAGATCGGTACTGTTTCCTTTAAAGTATCAATACTAAAGCGGCATGCATCAAAGGCAGCATCTCGATGTCTTGCATTCACAATGATGATTACCGCTATATCACCAGGAAACAATATTCCAACACGATGATGGATCACGACATGTTTCACATCAAATAAAGAAATGGCTTTTTCTGCTATCTTTCTTATTTCTTTGACTGCCATTGATTCATAGCATTCATATTCCAAGCGAATGACCTTTTTGTTTCGGGTAGCATTTCGAACCACACCGATAAATGTTGCGATTCCTCCGCATTCAAGATCTGAAGCCGTTGTCAAGCATTCCGCTACATCTAAAGGTTCATCGGTTATTTTTATATCAATCATAAAGTCTTATCCTCCACTCACAGGTGGAATAATTGCAATTTCAATATTATTGTTCAATACCCAGTCATCTTCTGCATACTCATCATTGACTGCAATAAAGTATGATTTTAATTTTTTTATTTCCGGAAAAGTTTCCTCTAACTTATTTTTCAAATCTAAAACAGTTGCAGAGTCATGAAGTTCTATTTCTGTTTCAGATCCTTTAAAAAATTCCTTTACAATTCCGAATGCCAATATTTTCATTTTCATTTTTACAATATATGATACCAATATTTTATCAGTATATTCACTCCGGCTACAAATACGAGAATTGCCGTCATCCTTTTAATAATCAAAGGATTCCATTTTATAGACATCCTTG from Chryseobacterium piperi encodes:
- a CDS encoding MoaD/ThiS family protein, with the translated sequence MKMKILAFGIVKEFFKGSETEIELHDSATVLDLKNKLEETFPEIKKLKSYFIAVNDEYAEDDWVLNNNIEIAIIPPVSGG
- the fdhD gene encoding formate dehydrogenase accessory sulfurtransferase FdhD encodes the protein MKTSDLENNAVKQIDIIRVKDSEAWSFTDDVSVEEPLEIRVLYGDAGKRESKNISVTMRTPGNDIELAVGFLFTEGIIYNYQQIEGGKHLNADCSRTQENVVMVSLIEGFIPQLMKSDRNFYTTSSCGVCGKGSIESIRTVSSFKDRDQEPILLDIEVLYQLPDRLRSFQNNFSSTGGIHASGLFTVQGDLLALREDVGRHNALDKLIGYSLSVGLLPLDHKILVLSGRASFELIQKAAMAGISVVAAIGAPSSLAVDLAKEFDMTLIGFLKENRLNVYHKGSNHNFKTIKASI
- a CDS encoding molybdenum cofactor biosynthesis protein MoaE; amino-acid sequence: MIDIKITDEPLDVAECLTTASDLECGGIATFIGVVRNATRNKKVIRLEYECYESMAVKEIRKIAEKAISLFDVKHVVIHHRVGILFPGDIAVIIIVNARHRDAAFDACRFSIDTLKETVPIWKKEIFEDGEEWVSAHP